A portion of the Scleropages formosus chromosome 13, fSclFor1.1, whole genome shotgun sequence genome contains these proteins:
- the LOC108925461 gene encoding kelch-like protein 13 isoform X4: MPLKWKSSSPASWKFPVPVLKTSRSSPLSPAYISLVDDDDPHMKVSLGSSDMGVSAHLQASKTGNTRFFTSNTHSSVVLQGFDQLRIEGLLCDVTLVPGDGDEAFPVHRAMMASSSDYFKAMFTGGMKEQDLMCIKLHGVNRVGLKKIIDFIYTAKLSLNMENLQDTLEAASFLQILPVLDFCKVFLISGVSLDNCVEVGRIANTYNLTEVDKYVNNFILRNFPSLLGTGDFVKLPFERLAFVLSSNSLKHCSELELFRAACRWLRHEDGRMELAPRLMRNIRFPLMSPQELINHVQTVDFMRTDNTCVNLLLEASNYQMMPYMQPVMQSERTAIRSDSAHLVTLGGVLRQQLVVSKELRLYDEKAHEWKSLAPMDAPRYQHGIAVIGNFLYVVGGQSNYDTKGKTAVDTVFRYDPRYNRWMQVASLNEKRTFFHLSALKGHLYAVGGRNAAGELATVECYNPRTNEWTYVAKMNEPHYGHAGTVYGGSMYISGGITHDTFQKELMCFDPDTDKWTQKAPMTTVRGLHCMCTVGDRLYVIGGNHFRGTSDYDDVLSCEYYSPALDLWTPIAAMLRGQSDVGVAVFENKIYVVGGYSWNNRCMVEIVQKYDPDKDEWHKVFDLPESLGGIRACTLTVFPPEDNTGSPSRESPLSAP, from the exons ATGCCGTTGAAATGGAAAAGCAGTTCTCCTGCTAGCTGGAAATTCCCAGTGCCCGTGCTTAAGACGTCTAGGTCGTCTCCGCTGTCACCAGCCTATAT ATCCCTTGTGGATGACGACGACCCTCATATGAAAGTGTCCCTGGGGAGCAGCGACATGGGGGTCTCGGCCCACCTGCAGGCATCGAAGACGGGCAACACGCGCTTCTTCACAAGCAACACCCACAGCTCTGTCGTCCTGCAG GGGTTCGATCAGCTGAGGATAGAGGGTCTGCTGTGTGACGTGACCCTTGTGCCTGGGGATGGCGACGAGGCATTTCCAGTTCATCGAGCCATGATGGCCTCCTCCAGCGACTACTTCAAAGCCATGTTTACGG GTGGAATGAAGGAGCAGGACCTCATGTGTATCAAGCTTCATGGAGTGAACCGTGTCGGCTTGAAGAAGATCATCGACTTCATCTACACTGCCAAGCTCTCACTCAACATGGAGAACCTGCAGGACACTTTGGAGGCGGCCAGCTTCCTGCAGATCCTCCCGGTGCTCGACTTCTGCAAAGTCTTTCTCATATCTGGG GTTTCACTTGACAACTGCGTGGAGGTGGGCCGCATCGCCAACACATACAACCTGACCGAGGTGGACAAGTACGTCAACAACTTCATCCTGAGGAACTTCCCCTCGCTCTTGGGCACAGGGGACTTCGTGAAGCTGCCCTTTGAGCGGCTCGCTTTCGTGCTCTCCAGCAACAGCCTGAAGCactgcagcgagctggagctgTTTAGGGCCGCCTGCCGCTGGCTGCGCCACGAGGATGGGCGCATGGAGCTGGCGCCACGGCTCATGCGCAACATCCGTTTCCCGCTCATGAGCCCGCAGGAGCTCATCAACCACGTGCAGACGGTGGACTTCATGCGCACGGACAACACCTGCGTGAACCTGCTGCTGGAGGCTAGCAACTACCAGATGATGCCCTACATGCAGCCCGTGATGCAGTCGGAACGGACGGCCATCCGCTCGGACAGCGCCCACCTCGTCACTCTGGGTGGCGTGCTCCGCCAGCAGCTGGTGGTCAGCAAGGAGCTGCGGCTGTACGACGAGAAGGCCCACGAGTGGAAGTCACTGGCACCCATGGACGCGCCACGCTACCAACACGGCATCGCAGTTATTGGCAACTTTCTGTATGTGGTGGGTGGCCAGAGCAACTATGACACCAAGGGCAAGACTGCTGTGGACACGGTGTTCCGCTACGACCCACGCTACAACCGCTGGATGCAGGTGGCTTCTCTCAACGAGAAGCGTACCTTCTTCCACCTGAGCGCCCTCAAAGGACACCTGTACGCAGTGGGCGGACGCAATGCCGCCGGGGAGCTTG CTACAGTAGAGTGCTACAACCCCAGAACAAATGAATGGACGTACGTCGCTAAAATGAACGAACCACACTACGGCCACGCAGGGACGGTCTACGGCGGCTCCATGTACATTTCAG GTGGGATCACTCATGACACTTTCCAAAAAGAACTGATGTGTTTTGACCCAGACACGGACAAGTGGACTCAGAAGGCCCCCATGACCACGGTGCGGGGGCTGCACTGCATGTGCACCGTGGGCGACCGCCTCTACGTCATCGGTGGCAACCACTTCAGGGGCACGAGCGACTACGACGACGTGCTGAGCTGCGAGTACTACTCGCCCGCACTGGACCTGTGGACGCCCATCGCTGCCATGCTGAGGGGCCAGAGcgatgtgggcgtggcagtctTTGAGAACAAGATCTACGTGGTGGGCGGCTACTCGTGGAACAACCGCTGCATGGTGGAGATCGTGCAGAAGTACGACCCGGACAAGGACGAGTGGCACAAGGTGTTCGACTTGCCCGAGTCGCTGGGCGGCATCCGGGCCTGCACCCTCACAGTGTTTCCCCCCGAGGACAACACGGGTTCGCCCTCCAGGGAGTCTCCCCTGTCAGCCCCCTGA
- the LOC108925461 gene encoding kelch-like protein 13 isoform X2 — protein sequence MIFRARLGSPGQESQRGRDVLPALTEQSRGVLVGEGMDHPVHRGDMMAIGLHDRSLVDDDDPHMKVSLGSSDMGVSAHLQASKTGNTRFFTSNTHSSVVLQGFDQLRIEGLLCDVTLVPGDGDEAFPVHRAMMASSSDYFKAMFTGGMKEQDLMCIKLHGVNRVGLKKIIDFIYTAKLSLNMENLQDTLEAASFLQILPVLDFCKVFLISGVSLDNCVEVGRIANTYNLTEVDKYVNNFILRNFPSLLGTGDFVKLPFERLAFVLSSNSLKHCSELELFRAACRWLRHEDGRMELAPRLMRNIRFPLMSPQELINHVQTVDFMRTDNTCVNLLLEASNYQMMPYMQPVMQSERTAIRSDSAHLVTLGGVLRQQLVVSKELRLYDEKAHEWKSLAPMDAPRYQHGIAVIGNFLYVVGGQSNYDTKGKTAVDTVFRYDPRYNRWMQVASLNEKRTFFHLSALKGHLYAVGGRNAAGELATVECYNPRTNEWTYVAKMNEPHYGHAGTVYGGSMYISGGITHDTFQKELMCFDPDTDKWTQKAPMTTVRGLHCMCTVGDRLYVIGGNHFRGTSDYDDVLSCEYYSPALDLWTPIAAMLRGQSDVGVAVFENKIYVVGGYSWNNRCMVEIVQKYDPDKDEWHKVFDLPESLGGIRACTLTVFPPEDNTGSPSRESPLSAP from the exons ATCCCTTGTGGATGACGACGACCCTCATATGAAAGTGTCCCTGGGGAGCAGCGACATGGGGGTCTCGGCCCACCTGCAGGCATCGAAGACGGGCAACACGCGCTTCTTCACAAGCAACACCCACAGCTCTGTCGTCCTGCAG GGGTTCGATCAGCTGAGGATAGAGGGTCTGCTGTGTGACGTGACCCTTGTGCCTGGGGATGGCGACGAGGCATTTCCAGTTCATCGAGCCATGATGGCCTCCTCCAGCGACTACTTCAAAGCCATGTTTACGG GTGGAATGAAGGAGCAGGACCTCATGTGTATCAAGCTTCATGGAGTGAACCGTGTCGGCTTGAAGAAGATCATCGACTTCATCTACACTGCCAAGCTCTCACTCAACATGGAGAACCTGCAGGACACTTTGGAGGCGGCCAGCTTCCTGCAGATCCTCCCGGTGCTCGACTTCTGCAAAGTCTTTCTCATATCTGGG GTTTCACTTGACAACTGCGTGGAGGTGGGCCGCATCGCCAACACATACAACCTGACCGAGGTGGACAAGTACGTCAACAACTTCATCCTGAGGAACTTCCCCTCGCTCTTGGGCACAGGGGACTTCGTGAAGCTGCCCTTTGAGCGGCTCGCTTTCGTGCTCTCCAGCAACAGCCTGAAGCactgcagcgagctggagctgTTTAGGGCCGCCTGCCGCTGGCTGCGCCACGAGGATGGGCGCATGGAGCTGGCGCCACGGCTCATGCGCAACATCCGTTTCCCGCTCATGAGCCCGCAGGAGCTCATCAACCACGTGCAGACGGTGGACTTCATGCGCACGGACAACACCTGCGTGAACCTGCTGCTGGAGGCTAGCAACTACCAGATGATGCCCTACATGCAGCCCGTGATGCAGTCGGAACGGACGGCCATCCGCTCGGACAGCGCCCACCTCGTCACTCTGGGTGGCGTGCTCCGCCAGCAGCTGGTGGTCAGCAAGGAGCTGCGGCTGTACGACGAGAAGGCCCACGAGTGGAAGTCACTGGCACCCATGGACGCGCCACGCTACCAACACGGCATCGCAGTTATTGGCAACTTTCTGTATGTGGTGGGTGGCCAGAGCAACTATGACACCAAGGGCAAGACTGCTGTGGACACGGTGTTCCGCTACGACCCACGCTACAACCGCTGGATGCAGGTGGCTTCTCTCAACGAGAAGCGTACCTTCTTCCACCTGAGCGCCCTCAAAGGACACCTGTACGCAGTGGGCGGACGCAATGCCGCCGGGGAGCTTG CTACAGTAGAGTGCTACAACCCCAGAACAAATGAATGGACGTACGTCGCTAAAATGAACGAACCACACTACGGCCACGCAGGGACGGTCTACGGCGGCTCCATGTACATTTCAG GTGGGATCACTCATGACACTTTCCAAAAAGAACTGATGTGTTTTGACCCAGACACGGACAAGTGGACTCAGAAGGCCCCCATGACCACGGTGCGGGGGCTGCACTGCATGTGCACCGTGGGCGACCGCCTCTACGTCATCGGTGGCAACCACTTCAGGGGCACGAGCGACTACGACGACGTGCTGAGCTGCGAGTACTACTCGCCCGCACTGGACCTGTGGACGCCCATCGCTGCCATGCTGAGGGGCCAGAGcgatgtgggcgtggcagtctTTGAGAACAAGATCTACGTGGTGGGCGGCTACTCGTGGAACAACCGCTGCATGGTGGAGATCGTGCAGAAGTACGACCCGGACAAGGACGAGTGGCACAAGGTGTTCGACTTGCCCGAGTCGCTGGGCGGCATCCGGGCCTGCACCCTCACAGTGTTTCCCCCCGAGGACAACACGGGTTCGCCCTCCAGGGAGTCTCCCCTGTCAGCCCCCTGA
- the LOC108925461 gene encoding kelch-like protein 13 isoform X1, which translates to MIFRARLGSPGQESQRGRDVLPALTEQSRGVLVGEGMDHPVHRGDMMAIGLHDRYCAISLVDDDDPHMKVSLGSSDMGVSAHLQASKTGNTRFFTSNTHSSVVLQGFDQLRIEGLLCDVTLVPGDGDEAFPVHRAMMASSSDYFKAMFTGGMKEQDLMCIKLHGVNRVGLKKIIDFIYTAKLSLNMENLQDTLEAASFLQILPVLDFCKVFLISGVSLDNCVEVGRIANTYNLTEVDKYVNNFILRNFPSLLGTGDFVKLPFERLAFVLSSNSLKHCSELELFRAACRWLRHEDGRMELAPRLMRNIRFPLMSPQELINHVQTVDFMRTDNTCVNLLLEASNYQMMPYMQPVMQSERTAIRSDSAHLVTLGGVLRQQLVVSKELRLYDEKAHEWKSLAPMDAPRYQHGIAVIGNFLYVVGGQSNYDTKGKTAVDTVFRYDPRYNRWMQVASLNEKRTFFHLSALKGHLYAVGGRNAAGELATVECYNPRTNEWTYVAKMNEPHYGHAGTVYGGSMYISGGITHDTFQKELMCFDPDTDKWTQKAPMTTVRGLHCMCTVGDRLYVIGGNHFRGTSDYDDVLSCEYYSPALDLWTPIAAMLRGQSDVGVAVFENKIYVVGGYSWNNRCMVEIVQKYDPDKDEWHKVFDLPESLGGIRACTLTVFPPEDNTGSPSRESPLSAP; encoded by the exons ATCCCTTGTGGATGACGACGACCCTCATATGAAAGTGTCCCTGGGGAGCAGCGACATGGGGGTCTCGGCCCACCTGCAGGCATCGAAGACGGGCAACACGCGCTTCTTCACAAGCAACACCCACAGCTCTGTCGTCCTGCAG GGGTTCGATCAGCTGAGGATAGAGGGTCTGCTGTGTGACGTGACCCTTGTGCCTGGGGATGGCGACGAGGCATTTCCAGTTCATCGAGCCATGATGGCCTCCTCCAGCGACTACTTCAAAGCCATGTTTACGG GTGGAATGAAGGAGCAGGACCTCATGTGTATCAAGCTTCATGGAGTGAACCGTGTCGGCTTGAAGAAGATCATCGACTTCATCTACACTGCCAAGCTCTCACTCAACATGGAGAACCTGCAGGACACTTTGGAGGCGGCCAGCTTCCTGCAGATCCTCCCGGTGCTCGACTTCTGCAAAGTCTTTCTCATATCTGGG GTTTCACTTGACAACTGCGTGGAGGTGGGCCGCATCGCCAACACATACAACCTGACCGAGGTGGACAAGTACGTCAACAACTTCATCCTGAGGAACTTCCCCTCGCTCTTGGGCACAGGGGACTTCGTGAAGCTGCCCTTTGAGCGGCTCGCTTTCGTGCTCTCCAGCAACAGCCTGAAGCactgcagcgagctggagctgTTTAGGGCCGCCTGCCGCTGGCTGCGCCACGAGGATGGGCGCATGGAGCTGGCGCCACGGCTCATGCGCAACATCCGTTTCCCGCTCATGAGCCCGCAGGAGCTCATCAACCACGTGCAGACGGTGGACTTCATGCGCACGGACAACACCTGCGTGAACCTGCTGCTGGAGGCTAGCAACTACCAGATGATGCCCTACATGCAGCCCGTGATGCAGTCGGAACGGACGGCCATCCGCTCGGACAGCGCCCACCTCGTCACTCTGGGTGGCGTGCTCCGCCAGCAGCTGGTGGTCAGCAAGGAGCTGCGGCTGTACGACGAGAAGGCCCACGAGTGGAAGTCACTGGCACCCATGGACGCGCCACGCTACCAACACGGCATCGCAGTTATTGGCAACTTTCTGTATGTGGTGGGTGGCCAGAGCAACTATGACACCAAGGGCAAGACTGCTGTGGACACGGTGTTCCGCTACGACCCACGCTACAACCGCTGGATGCAGGTGGCTTCTCTCAACGAGAAGCGTACCTTCTTCCACCTGAGCGCCCTCAAAGGACACCTGTACGCAGTGGGCGGACGCAATGCCGCCGGGGAGCTTG CTACAGTAGAGTGCTACAACCCCAGAACAAATGAATGGACGTACGTCGCTAAAATGAACGAACCACACTACGGCCACGCAGGGACGGTCTACGGCGGCTCCATGTACATTTCAG GTGGGATCACTCATGACACTTTCCAAAAAGAACTGATGTGTTTTGACCCAGACACGGACAAGTGGACTCAGAAGGCCCCCATGACCACGGTGCGGGGGCTGCACTGCATGTGCACCGTGGGCGACCGCCTCTACGTCATCGGTGGCAACCACTTCAGGGGCACGAGCGACTACGACGACGTGCTGAGCTGCGAGTACTACTCGCCCGCACTGGACCTGTGGACGCCCATCGCTGCCATGCTGAGGGGCCAGAGcgatgtgggcgtggcagtctTTGAGAACAAGATCTACGTGGTGGGCGGCTACTCGTGGAACAACCGCTGCATGGTGGAGATCGTGCAGAAGTACGACCCGGACAAGGACGAGTGGCACAAGGTGTTCGACTTGCCCGAGTCGCTGGGCGGCATCCGGGCCTGCACCCTCACAGTGTTTCCCCCCGAGGACAACACGGGTTCGCCCTCCAGGGAGTCTCCCCTGTCAGCCCCCTGA
- the LOC108925461 gene encoding kelch-like protein 13 isoform X8, with product MKVSLGSSDMGVSAHLQASKTGNTRFFTSNTHSSVVLQGFDQLRIEGLLCDVTLVPGDGDEAFPVHRAMMASSSDYFKAMFTGGMKEQDLMCIKLHGVNRVGLKKIIDFIYTAKLSLNMENLQDTLEAASFLQILPVLDFCKVFLISGVSLDNCVEVGRIANTYNLTEVDKYVNNFILRNFPSLLGTGDFVKLPFERLAFVLSSNSLKHCSELELFRAACRWLRHEDGRMELAPRLMRNIRFPLMSPQELINHVQTVDFMRTDNTCVNLLLEASNYQMMPYMQPVMQSERTAIRSDSAHLVTLGGVLRQQLVVSKELRLYDEKAHEWKSLAPMDAPRYQHGIAVIGNFLYVVGGQSNYDTKGKTAVDTVFRYDPRYNRWMQVASLNEKRTFFHLSALKGHLYAVGGRNAAGELATVECYNPRTNEWTYVAKMNEPHYGHAGTVYGGSMYISGGITHDTFQKELMCFDPDTDKWTQKAPMTTVRGLHCMCTVGDRLYVIGGNHFRGTSDYDDVLSCEYYSPALDLWTPIAAMLRGQSDVGVAVFENKIYVVGGYSWNNRCMVEIVQKYDPDKDEWHKVFDLPESLGGIRACTLTVFPPEDNTGSPSRESPLSAP from the exons ATGAAAGTGTCCCTGGGGAGCAGCGACATGGGGGTCTCGGCCCACCTGCAGGCATCGAAGACGGGCAACACGCGCTTCTTCACAAGCAACACCCACAGCTCTGTCGTCCTGCAG GGGTTCGATCAGCTGAGGATAGAGGGTCTGCTGTGTGACGTGACCCTTGTGCCTGGGGATGGCGACGAGGCATTTCCAGTTCATCGAGCCATGATGGCCTCCTCCAGCGACTACTTCAAAGCCATGTTTACGG GTGGAATGAAGGAGCAGGACCTCATGTGTATCAAGCTTCATGGAGTGAACCGTGTCGGCTTGAAGAAGATCATCGACTTCATCTACACTGCCAAGCTCTCACTCAACATGGAGAACCTGCAGGACACTTTGGAGGCGGCCAGCTTCCTGCAGATCCTCCCGGTGCTCGACTTCTGCAAAGTCTTTCTCATATCTGGG GTTTCACTTGACAACTGCGTGGAGGTGGGCCGCATCGCCAACACATACAACCTGACCGAGGTGGACAAGTACGTCAACAACTTCATCCTGAGGAACTTCCCCTCGCTCTTGGGCACAGGGGACTTCGTGAAGCTGCCCTTTGAGCGGCTCGCTTTCGTGCTCTCCAGCAACAGCCTGAAGCactgcagcgagctggagctgTTTAGGGCCGCCTGCCGCTGGCTGCGCCACGAGGATGGGCGCATGGAGCTGGCGCCACGGCTCATGCGCAACATCCGTTTCCCGCTCATGAGCCCGCAGGAGCTCATCAACCACGTGCAGACGGTGGACTTCATGCGCACGGACAACACCTGCGTGAACCTGCTGCTGGAGGCTAGCAACTACCAGATGATGCCCTACATGCAGCCCGTGATGCAGTCGGAACGGACGGCCATCCGCTCGGACAGCGCCCACCTCGTCACTCTGGGTGGCGTGCTCCGCCAGCAGCTGGTGGTCAGCAAGGAGCTGCGGCTGTACGACGAGAAGGCCCACGAGTGGAAGTCACTGGCACCCATGGACGCGCCACGCTACCAACACGGCATCGCAGTTATTGGCAACTTTCTGTATGTGGTGGGTGGCCAGAGCAACTATGACACCAAGGGCAAGACTGCTGTGGACACGGTGTTCCGCTACGACCCACGCTACAACCGCTGGATGCAGGTGGCTTCTCTCAACGAGAAGCGTACCTTCTTCCACCTGAGCGCCCTCAAAGGACACCTGTACGCAGTGGGCGGACGCAATGCCGCCGGGGAGCTTG CTACAGTAGAGTGCTACAACCCCAGAACAAATGAATGGACGTACGTCGCTAAAATGAACGAACCACACTACGGCCACGCAGGGACGGTCTACGGCGGCTCCATGTACATTTCAG GTGGGATCACTCATGACACTTTCCAAAAAGAACTGATGTGTTTTGACCCAGACACGGACAAGTGGACTCAGAAGGCCCCCATGACCACGGTGCGGGGGCTGCACTGCATGTGCACCGTGGGCGACCGCCTCTACGTCATCGGTGGCAACCACTTCAGGGGCACGAGCGACTACGACGACGTGCTGAGCTGCGAGTACTACTCGCCCGCACTGGACCTGTGGACGCCCATCGCTGCCATGCTGAGGGGCCAGAGcgatgtgggcgtggcagtctTTGAGAACAAGATCTACGTGGTGGGCGGCTACTCGTGGAACAACCGCTGCATGGTGGAGATCGTGCAGAAGTACGACCCGGACAAGGACGAGTGGCACAAGGTGTTCGACTTGCCCGAGTCGCTGGGCGGCATCCGGGCCTGCACCCTCACAGTGTTTCCCCCCGAGGACAACACGGGTTCGCCCTCCAGGGAGTCTCCCCTGTCAGCCCCCTGA
- the LOC108925461 gene encoding kelch-like protein 13 isoform X7, with translation MPVEGTRSLVDDDDPHMKVSLGSSDMGVSAHLQASKTGNTRFFTSNTHSSVVLQGFDQLRIEGLLCDVTLVPGDGDEAFPVHRAMMASSSDYFKAMFTGGMKEQDLMCIKLHGVNRVGLKKIIDFIYTAKLSLNMENLQDTLEAASFLQILPVLDFCKVFLISGVSLDNCVEVGRIANTYNLTEVDKYVNNFILRNFPSLLGTGDFVKLPFERLAFVLSSNSLKHCSELELFRAACRWLRHEDGRMELAPRLMRNIRFPLMSPQELINHVQTVDFMRTDNTCVNLLLEASNYQMMPYMQPVMQSERTAIRSDSAHLVTLGGVLRQQLVVSKELRLYDEKAHEWKSLAPMDAPRYQHGIAVIGNFLYVVGGQSNYDTKGKTAVDTVFRYDPRYNRWMQVASLNEKRTFFHLSALKGHLYAVGGRNAAGELATVECYNPRTNEWTYVAKMNEPHYGHAGTVYGGSMYISGGITHDTFQKELMCFDPDTDKWTQKAPMTTVRGLHCMCTVGDRLYVIGGNHFRGTSDYDDVLSCEYYSPALDLWTPIAAMLRGQSDVGVAVFENKIYVVGGYSWNNRCMVEIVQKYDPDKDEWHKVFDLPESLGGIRACTLTVFPPEDNTGSPSRESPLSAP, from the exons ATGCCTGTGGAAGGAACAAG ATCCCTTGTGGATGACGACGACCCTCATATGAAAGTGTCCCTGGGGAGCAGCGACATGGGGGTCTCGGCCCACCTGCAGGCATCGAAGACGGGCAACACGCGCTTCTTCACAAGCAACACCCACAGCTCTGTCGTCCTGCAG GGGTTCGATCAGCTGAGGATAGAGGGTCTGCTGTGTGACGTGACCCTTGTGCCTGGGGATGGCGACGAGGCATTTCCAGTTCATCGAGCCATGATGGCCTCCTCCAGCGACTACTTCAAAGCCATGTTTACGG GTGGAATGAAGGAGCAGGACCTCATGTGTATCAAGCTTCATGGAGTGAACCGTGTCGGCTTGAAGAAGATCATCGACTTCATCTACACTGCCAAGCTCTCACTCAACATGGAGAACCTGCAGGACACTTTGGAGGCGGCCAGCTTCCTGCAGATCCTCCCGGTGCTCGACTTCTGCAAAGTCTTTCTCATATCTGGG GTTTCACTTGACAACTGCGTGGAGGTGGGCCGCATCGCCAACACATACAACCTGACCGAGGTGGACAAGTACGTCAACAACTTCATCCTGAGGAACTTCCCCTCGCTCTTGGGCACAGGGGACTTCGTGAAGCTGCCCTTTGAGCGGCTCGCTTTCGTGCTCTCCAGCAACAGCCTGAAGCactgcagcgagctggagctgTTTAGGGCCGCCTGCCGCTGGCTGCGCCACGAGGATGGGCGCATGGAGCTGGCGCCACGGCTCATGCGCAACATCCGTTTCCCGCTCATGAGCCCGCAGGAGCTCATCAACCACGTGCAGACGGTGGACTTCATGCGCACGGACAACACCTGCGTGAACCTGCTGCTGGAGGCTAGCAACTACCAGATGATGCCCTACATGCAGCCCGTGATGCAGTCGGAACGGACGGCCATCCGCTCGGACAGCGCCCACCTCGTCACTCTGGGTGGCGTGCTCCGCCAGCAGCTGGTGGTCAGCAAGGAGCTGCGGCTGTACGACGAGAAGGCCCACGAGTGGAAGTCACTGGCACCCATGGACGCGCCACGCTACCAACACGGCATCGCAGTTATTGGCAACTTTCTGTATGTGGTGGGTGGCCAGAGCAACTATGACACCAAGGGCAAGACTGCTGTGGACACGGTGTTCCGCTACGACCCACGCTACAACCGCTGGATGCAGGTGGCTTCTCTCAACGAGAAGCGTACCTTCTTCCACCTGAGCGCCCTCAAAGGACACCTGTACGCAGTGGGCGGACGCAATGCCGCCGGGGAGCTTG CTACAGTAGAGTGCTACAACCCCAGAACAAATGAATGGACGTACGTCGCTAAAATGAACGAACCACACTACGGCCACGCAGGGACGGTCTACGGCGGCTCCATGTACATTTCAG GTGGGATCACTCATGACACTTTCCAAAAAGAACTGATGTGTTTTGACCCAGACACGGACAAGTGGACTCAGAAGGCCCCCATGACCACGGTGCGGGGGCTGCACTGCATGTGCACCGTGGGCGACCGCCTCTACGTCATCGGTGGCAACCACTTCAGGGGCACGAGCGACTACGACGACGTGCTGAGCTGCGAGTACTACTCGCCCGCACTGGACCTGTGGACGCCCATCGCTGCCATGCTGAGGGGCCAGAGcgatgtgggcgtggcagtctTTGAGAACAAGATCTACGTGGTGGGCGGCTACTCGTGGAACAACCGCTGCATGGTGGAGATCGTGCAGAAGTACGACCCGGACAAGGACGAGTGGCACAAGGTGTTCGACTTGCCCGAGTCGCTGGGCGGCATCCGGGCCTGCACCCTCACAGTGTTTCCCCCCGAGGACAACACGGGTTCGCCCTCCAGGGAGTCTCCCCTGTCAGCCCCCTGA